From a region of the Lactuca sativa cultivar Salinas chromosome 4, Lsat_Salinas_v11, whole genome shotgun sequence genome:
- the LOC111900836 gene encoding uncharacterized protein LOC111900836, giving the protein MEASNALINEAYWPLPYLYSTFTSIWLVFASCWIINTYINRRFQVNNLQWTLASVPCVKALQLAFSFTFWYSCFYYQTCSLWMSFGVYVTGLLFETASIISFLLIAHGYSITSERLSIPERRAMAVLSCVFYLILVGHRASIPYFSILLVLDYLLIFFVIFHHITQNLSLLRHQLTFIEDEDVQEMHDAVYTKYLMFKKFKGAMHIVAIAETAIFMSMDSSVDTYWMKLLVREWAHFCIFLYIGWIFRSQDLAPRFSVMPTHKSKRDRIVPPIYSIELDAESFKDFGSHEWQIGVPTSSDDKMMKESIIVVIQHPHACRPI; this is encoded by the exons atggaggcttcaAATGCTCTGATCAATGAAGCGTACTGGCCTCTCCCCTATCTTTACTCGACATTCACGTCAATCTGGCTCGTTTTCGCTTCTTGCTGGATCATCAACACTTACATCAATCGCCGTTTTCAG GTGAACAATTTGCAGTGGACGCTTGCTTCAGTTCCTTGTGTTAAAGCTTTGCAACTTGCCTTTTCCTTTACCTTTTG GTATTCATGTTTTTATTACCAAACATGCTCTTTATGGATGTCATTTGGAGTTTATGTAACTGGATTGCTGTTTGAGACAGCTTCAATTATATCATTTCTGCTAATTGCTCATGGCTACTCCATCACTTCTGAACGCCTTTCTATCCCTGAACGTAGAGCTATGGCTGTTCTTAGTTGTGTCTTCTATTTAATTCTTGTTGGCCACAGAGCTTCCATACCTTACTTCTCT ATCCTTCTGGTGCTTGACTATTTGCTCATATTCTTTGTGATATTTCATCATATAACACAAAACTTATCACTCCTACGTCATCAATTGACTTTTATAGAAGATGAAGATGTCCAAGAAATGCATGATGCTGTATACACCAAATACCTCATGTTCAA AAAATTCAAAGGTGCAATGCACATTGTTGCTATAGCAGAAACTGCG ATTTTCATGAGCATGGATAGTTCTGTGGATACCTATTGGATGAAGTTGCTAGTTCGTGAATGGGCACATTTCTGTATCTTTCTTTATATTGG ATGGATTTTTAGGTCACAAGATTTGGCACCAAGGTTCTCTGTTATGCCAACTCACAAATCTAAAAGAGACAGAATTGTTCCCCCAATTTACAGCATT GAACTGGATGCGGAATCTTTTAAAGATTTTGGTAGCCATGAATGGCAAATTGGAGTG CCAACTTCTTCTGATGACAAGATGATGAAGGAATCGATTATTGTAGTGATTCAACATCCTCATGCATGTAGGCCAATTTAA